One window of Litorilinea aerophila genomic DNA carries:
- the thyX gene encoding FAD-dependent thymidylate synthase has translation MQVELLAYTQQNPALASEVQANSRGLPSDLATIWRGCGGFPEQLIEYAGRVCYRSTHRMGTAPEFIAARVREGHEDIIEHVVVTVRVRDAGDQPMRWRLANRHCEVSELGNGEWIVSGNARVWLDFFRRGIALEALPLLKAVAPAVYSELELEQAGGDGGLDACSPAQGSFSSADLARLGPRECGPMRVTLLGFTQPLLSDPELALHHGSATFFFEGISRACTHQLVRHRLASFSQESQRYTDLSKGGWKAIVPPAVAKNEAAVAELQEFWAMAEEKYARLRALGIRKEDARFLLPNAAETRIVTTMNFAAWSHFLWLRAVDKAAQWEIRQLGQQVLELLYAIAPAVFQEHWHVYREKFQNG, from the coding sequence ATGCAGGTTGAATTGCTCGCCTATACCCAGCAGAACCCGGCCCTCGCCTCGGAGGTGCAGGCCAACTCCCGGGGACTTCCCAGCGATCTGGCCACCATCTGGCGGGGCTGTGGTGGTTTCCCTGAACAGCTTATCGAATACGCCGGACGGGTCTGTTATCGCAGCACCCACCGCATGGGCACCGCGCCCGAATTCATCGCTGCCCGGGTGCGAGAAGGCCACGAAGACATCATCGAGCATGTGGTGGTCACCGTGCGGGTGCGGGATGCCGGGGACCAGCCCATGCGCTGGCGGCTGGCCAACCGCCACTGCGAGGTCAGCGAGCTGGGCAACGGCGAGTGGATCGTCAGCGGCAACGCCCGGGTCTGGCTGGACTTCTTCCGGCGGGGCATTGCCCTGGAGGCGTTGCCCCTCCTCAAGGCGGTGGCGCCGGCGGTGTACAGCGAGCTGGAGCTGGAGCAGGCCGGCGGCGACGGCGGCCTGGACGCCTGTAGCCCGGCCCAGGGAAGTTTCTCCAGCGCGGATCTGGCGCGGCTGGGCCCCAGGGAGTGTGGCCCCATGCGGGTGACCCTCCTGGGCTTCACCCAGCCCCTGCTGTCGGATCCAGAGTTGGCCCTGCATCACGGCTCAGCCACCTTTTTCTTCGAAGGCATCAGCCGGGCATGTACCCATCAACTGGTGCGCCACCGCCTGGCCAGCTTCAGCCAGGAGTCGCAGCGCTACACCGACCTCAGCAAAGGGGGCTGGAAGGCGATTGTGCCCCCGGCAGTGGCGAAGAATGAAGCGGCTGTGGCCGAGCTGCAGGAATTCTGGGCCATGGCAGAGGAGAAATACGCCCGACTGCGCGCCCTGGGCATCCGCAAGGAGGACGCCCGCTTCCTGCTGCCCAACGCGGCCGAAACCCGCATCGTCACCACCATGAACTTCGCAGCCTGGAGCCACTTCCTCTGGCTGCGGGCGGTGGACAAGGCCGCCCAGTGGGAGATCCGGCAGTTGGGGCAGCAGGTGCTGGAGCTGCTCTACGCCATCGCGCCGGCTGTCTTCCAGGAACATTGGCACGTCTACCGGGAAAAATTTCAGAACGGATAA
- a CDS encoding nucleotide sugar dehydrogenase, with protein sequence MSQPVIEKFHARQAHVAVIGLGYVGLPLAVAFADAGYQVTGIDLDRRKVDAINRGESYIEDVPSERLQQLVGAAAKQREAVFQSPHPPVPQSSNHPPTGSLRATTDYGVLAECDAVSICVPTPLNKTGDPDISYIVAASQAIAEYLHPGMVVVLESTTYPGTTREVVLPILTGQADRERSAQSPDHPATLSPGQDFYLAFSPERVDPGRKDWSTRNTPKVIGGITPACLEAAVAYYSPAIETLVPVSSPEAAEMVKLFENTFRAVNIALANELQLMCDKLGLDAWEILEAAATKPFGFMKFTPGPGLGGHCIPIDPQYLSWKLRTMQYNARFIQLASEINTEMPRYWVQKVQDALNDAGKPVKGSRILILGVAYKKDVDDLRESPALDIMHLLSQKGAAVQYHDPHVPTVHHEGLQLHSVPDLETALAEADCTVIVTDHSAYDWALVARTARLVVDARNVLRRMG encoded by the coding sequence ATGTCACAGCCTGTCATTGAAAAGTTCCACGCCCGCCAGGCCCACGTGGCCGTCATCGGGCTCGGCTATGTCGGCCTCCCCCTGGCCGTCGCCTTTGCCGATGCCGGCTACCAGGTCACCGGCATCGACCTGGACCGGCGCAAGGTGGACGCGATCAACCGGGGCGAGAGCTACATCGAGGACGTCCCGTCCGAGCGGCTGCAGCAATTGGTCGGTGCGGCAGCGAAGCAACGGGAAGCCGTTTTCCAGTCCCCCCATCCCCCAGTTCCCCAATCATCCAATCACCCACCCACCGGCTCCCTCCGCGCCACCACCGACTACGGCGTCCTGGCTGAGTGCGACGCGGTCTCCATCTGCGTGCCCACGCCCCTGAACAAGACCGGCGACCCGGACATCTCCTACATCGTGGCGGCCAGCCAGGCCATCGCCGAATACCTGCACCCGGGCATGGTGGTCGTGCTGGAATCCACCACCTACCCGGGCACCACCCGGGAAGTCGTCCTGCCCATCCTGACCGGTCAGGCAGACCGGGAGCGAAGTGCCCAATCCCCTGATCACCCAGCCACCTTGTCCCCCGGCCAGGACTTCTACCTTGCCTTCTCCCCGGAGCGGGTAGACCCCGGCCGTAAGGACTGGTCCACCCGCAACACGCCCAAGGTCATCGGCGGCATCACGCCGGCCTGCCTGGAAGCGGCCGTGGCCTACTACAGCCCGGCCATCGAGACCCTGGTGCCCGTCTCCTCGCCGGAGGCGGCGGAGATGGTCAAGCTCTTCGAGAACACCTTCCGGGCCGTGAACATCGCCCTGGCCAACGAGCTGCAGCTCATGTGCGACAAGCTGGGCCTGGACGCCTGGGAGATCCTGGAAGCGGCGGCCACCAAGCCCTTCGGCTTCATGAAGTTCACGCCGGGGCCCGGCCTGGGCGGCCACTGCATCCCCATCGACCCCCAGTATCTCTCCTGGAAGCTGCGCACCATGCAGTACAACGCCCGCTTCATCCAGCTGGCCAGCGAAATCAACACCGAAATGCCCCGCTACTGGGTGCAGAAGGTCCAGGACGCGCTCAACGACGCCGGCAAGCCGGTCAAGGGCAGCCGCATCCTCATCCTGGGCGTGGCCTACAAGAAGGACGTGGACGACCTGCGGGAGTCGCCGGCCCTGGACATCATGCACCTGCTAAGCCAGAAGGGCGCAGCTGTCCAGTACCACGACCCCCACGTGCCGACGGTCCACCACGAAGGCCTCCAGCTCCACAGCGTGCCCGACCTGGAAACGGCCCTGGCCGAGGCAGACTGTACCGTCATCGTCACCGATCACTCTGCCTACGACTGGGCCCTGGTCGCCCGCACAGCCCGCCTGGTGGTGGACGCCCGCAACGTGCTGCGGAGGATGGGATAG
- the hepT gene encoding type VII toxin-antitoxin system HepT family RNase toxin, translated as MEKLEEYLQILHRLRETPLATFLENPEKYGSAERFLQLAIEAIDDIGSHLVADLQLGTVEWYRDVPELLCEAGYIDETLYQRWLRMIGFRNILVHDYLDIDRHQVYQILQNHLEDFDQIRSIFAQFL; from the coding sequence TTGGAGAAACTGGAAGAATACCTGCAGATCCTGCACAGGTTACGGGAAACGCCCCTCGCAACCTTTCTGGAGAACCCGGAGAAGTATGGGAGCGCCGAGCGTTTCCTGCAACTGGCCATTGAAGCCATCGACGACATCGGCAGCCATCTGGTGGCGGACCTGCAGCTGGGGACCGTGGAGTGGTATCGGGATGTGCCAGAGCTGCTCTGCGAGGCCGGCTACATCGACGAGACCCTCTACCAGCGGTGGCTGCGCATGATTGGCTTCCGCAATATTCTGGTGCATGATTACCTGGATATTGACAGACACCAGGTCTACCAGATCTTGCAAAACCACCTGGAGGACTTTGACCAGATTCGGAGTATCTTTGCCCAGTTCCTTTAA
- a CDS encoding GDP-L-fucose synthase family protein, with translation MPGQEWPPSQVFWQDKRVIVTGGAGFLGSYVVKLLRQYPVDEIFVPRKRDYDLRQREAIQQLLHDTQRPDGRPADLIIHLAAHVGGIGANRSRPAEFFYDNLMMGVQLLHESWRVGVPKFVAIGTVCAYPKFAPIPFREEDLWNGYPEETNAPYGLAKKMLLVQSQAYRQQYGYNSIFLLPVNLYGPGDNFDLETSHVIPALIRKCVEARQRGEETIVAWGDGSPTREFLYVEDAARGILLAAERYDQSEPVNLGSSYEISIRDLLTLIARLTGFQGRIVWDTSKPNGQPRRKLDTSRAERLFGFQAETNFEEGLARTIAWYEQTLAQTAGTAQEKSRDT, from the coding sequence ATGCCAGGACAGGAATGGCCCCCGAGTCAGGTCTTTTGGCAGGACAAGCGGGTGATCGTCACCGGCGGCGCCGGCTTCCTGGGTTCCTACGTGGTGAAGCTGCTGCGCCAGTATCCGGTGGATGAGATCTTCGTCCCCCGCAAGCGGGACTACGACCTGCGCCAACGGGAAGCGATTCAGCAACTGCTCCACGATACCCAAAGGCCGGATGGACGGCCGGCGGACCTGATCATCCACCTGGCCGCCCACGTGGGCGGCATCGGCGCCAACCGCAGCCGGCCCGCGGAATTCTTTTACGACAACCTGATGATGGGCGTCCAGCTCCTCCATGAAAGCTGGCGCGTCGGCGTGCCCAAGTTCGTGGCCATCGGCACCGTCTGTGCCTACCCCAAGTTCGCCCCCATCCCCTTCCGGGAGGAGGATCTCTGGAACGGCTATCCGGAGGAGACCAACGCGCCCTACGGCCTGGCCAAGAAAATGCTCCTGGTCCAGAGCCAGGCCTATCGCCAGCAGTACGGCTACAACTCCATCTTCCTCCTGCCGGTGAACCTCTACGGCCCCGGGGACAACTTCGACCTGGAGACTTCCCACGTGATCCCGGCGCTGATCCGCAAGTGTGTGGAGGCCCGGCAACGGGGGGAAGAAACCATCGTGGCCTGGGGGGACGGATCCCCCACCCGGGAGTTCCTCTACGTGGAGGACGCGGCCCGGGGCATCCTCCTGGCCGCTGAACGCTACGACCAGAGCGAACCGGTGAACCTGGGCAGCAGCTATGAGATCAGCATCCGGGACCTGCTCACCCTGATCGCCCGCCTGACCGGCTTCCAGGGCCGCATCGTCTGGGACACCAGCAAGCCCAACGGCCAGCCCCGCCGCAAGCTGGACACCTCCCGGGCCGAGCGGCTCTTCGGCTTCCAGGCCGAAACGAACTTCGAAGAAGGCCTGGCCCGGACCATCGCCTGGTACGAGCAGACGCTGGCCCAAACGGCCGGGACAGCGCAGGAAAAGAGTAGGGATACGTAG
- the mntA gene encoding type VII toxin-antitoxin system MntA family adenylyltransferase antitoxin has protein sequence MEAQLAAVFSRYPEIQAVYLFGSHAEGRATSRSDLDLAAILRPHTPPPDKLDLLTDLVRAGFEQVDLVFLDPADIRDIVLWFDVVRHNRVIYAVEDFDRGQLFSKIARMYWDFVPILERQRRRFKERILGGQS, from the coding sequence ATGGAAGCCCAGCTCGCCGCTGTGTTCAGCCGCTATCCAGAGATCCAGGCCGTCTACCTGTTCGGGTCCCACGCCGAAGGCCGGGCCACGTCCAGGAGCGACCTGGATCTGGCGGCGATCTTGCGGCCCCATACGCCCCCGCCCGACAAGCTGGACCTGCTGACGGATCTGGTGCGGGCCGGCTTTGAGCAGGTGGACCTGGTCTTCCTCGACCCGGCCGACATCCGGGACATCGTCCTCTGGTTCGACGTGGTTCGTCATAACCGGGTGATTTACGCGGTGGAAGACTTTGACCGCGGGCAGCTCTTTTCCAAAATCGCCCGGATGTACTGGGACTTCGTGCCCATCCTGGAGCGACAGCGGCGCCGGTTCAAGGAGAGAATCCTCGGTGGTCAGAGTTGA
- a CDS encoding response regulator: MAKTILVVDDKKSLRTMVQSYLTQEGFRVVTAADGREALFVAREEKPDLIILDLMMPEMGGYEFLRVYSKEAQTPIIILTARVDETDKVLGLELGADDYVTKPFSLRELTARVRAVLRRLEKADVQQPVLQVGDVTLDRNTRRVTVDGREVSLTPSEFELLATLMGSPGRVFSRLDLLDRLQGDAYEGYERTIDVHIRNLRTKIEPDPRHPRYVETVYGVGYRFAPVEP, translated from the coding sequence ATGGCCAAGACAATATTGGTAGTCGACGATAAAAAAAGCCTGCGCACCATGGTGCAGAGCTACCTGACCCAGGAGGGCTTCCGGGTGGTCACCGCCGCGGACGGCCGGGAGGCCCTCTTTGTGGCCCGGGAGGAAAAGCCGGATCTCATCATTCTGGACCTGATGATGCCCGAGATGGGTGGCTACGAATTTCTGCGGGTCTACAGCAAGGAAGCCCAGACGCCCATCATCATCCTCACCGCCCGGGTGGATGAGACGGACAAGGTGCTGGGGCTGGAGCTGGGCGCCGACGACTATGTCACCAAGCCCTTCAGCCTGCGGGAACTGACCGCGCGGGTGCGGGCTGTGCTCCGCCGCCTGGAAAAGGCCGACGTCCAGCAGCCGGTCCTGCAGGTGGGGGACGTGACCCTGGACCGCAACACCCGTCGGGTCACTGTGGATGGCCGGGAGGTGAGCCTGACCCCCTCGGAGTTTGAGCTCCTGGCCACGCTGATGGGCTCCCCCGGCCGGGTCTTTAGCCGGCTGGATCTGCTGGACCGGCTCCAGGGAGATGCCTACGAAGGCTACGAGCGCACCATCGACGTCCACATCCGCAACCTGCGCACCAAGATCGAGCCCGATCCCCGCCATCCTCGCTACGTGGAGACAGTCTACGGTGTCGGCTATCGCTTCGCGCCCGTAGAGCCCTGA
- the cysD gene encoding sulfate adenylyltransferase subunit CysD, with amino-acid sequence MPSYTRSHLKQLESEAIYVMREVAAQFERPVLLFSGGKDSIVMAHLAYKAFYPGKIPFPLLHIDTGHNFPETLEFRDRLVEKLGVQLIVRYVQDSIDQGRVVEETGPNASRNALQTVTLLDALAEFKFEAALGGARRDEEKARAKERFFSHRDMFGQWDPKNQRPELWNLYNGRKHPNEHFRVFPLSNWTEMDIWQYIAREGIEIPVLYFAHRRDVINRDGVLLAVSDYITLLDGEKVENKMVRFRTIGDMTCTGAVESTASTIEEIIQEVASARVTERGARADDKRSEAAMEDRKRQGYF; translated from the coding sequence ATGCCAAGTTATACACGCTCTCACCTCAAACAGCTGGAGTCCGAAGCCATCTACGTCATGCGGGAGGTGGCCGCCCAATTCGAGCGGCCGGTGCTCCTCTTCTCCGGCGGCAAGGACTCCATCGTCATGGCCCACCTGGCCTACAAGGCCTTCTACCCGGGCAAGATCCCATTCCCGCTCCTGCACATCGACACCGGCCATAACTTCCCCGAAACCCTGGAATTTCGGGACCGGCTGGTGGAGAAGCTGGGCGTCCAGCTCATCGTCCGCTACGTGCAGGACTCCATCGACCAGGGCCGGGTCGTGGAAGAGACAGGCCCCAACGCCAGCCGCAACGCCCTGCAGACGGTGACCCTGCTGGACGCCCTGGCCGAGTTCAAGTTCGAGGCCGCCCTGGGCGGCGCCCGCCGGGACGAGGAAAAGGCCCGGGCCAAGGAGCGCTTCTTCTCCCACCGGGACATGTTTGGCCAGTGGGATCCCAAGAACCAGCGCCCAGAGCTCTGGAACCTCTACAACGGGCGCAAGCACCCCAACGAACATTTCCGGGTCTTCCCCCTGAGCAACTGGACGGAGATGGACATCTGGCAGTACATTGCCCGGGAAGGGATTGAGATCCCGGTCCTCTACTTCGCCCACCGCCGGGACGTCATCAACCGGGACGGCGTCCTCCTGGCCGTCTCCGACTACATCACCTTGCTGGACGGCGAAAAGGTGGAGAACAAGATGGTGCGCTTCCGCACCATCGGCGACATGACCTGTACCGGCGCGGTGGAGTCTACCGCCTCCACCATCGAGGAGATCATCCAGGAAGTGGCCTCGGCACGGGTCACCGAACGGGGCGCCCGGGCCGACGACAAGCGTTCGGAAGCGGCCATGGAAGATCGCAAGCGCCAGGGTTACTTTTAA
- the cysN gene encoding sulfate adenylyltransferase subunit CysN, protein MLKADDTKITATEQSLNHDRPLPAEQPAVGSDLEAYLAMDLLRLTTAGSVDDGKSTLIGRLLYDTKAIFEDQLEAVERASRSRGDPYVDLALLTDGLRAEREQGITIDVAYRYFATPRRKFIIADTPGHIQYTRNMVTGASTAELAIILIDARKGVVTQSKRHGFLASLLEIPHILVTVNKMDLVDYSQEVYNRIVAEYTEFATKLSVQDMTFIPISALKGDNVVHKSANMPWYEGPTLLHYLEHVNVGSSRNLVDFRFPVQTVIRPHQDFRGFAGQIFSGTISPGEEVVVLPSGQTSRVRAIVTADGELQEAAAGDSVILTLEDELDVSRGDMIVRKKNLPTVANQLECIVCWMHEEPMNPRGTYILQHTTRQVRAFISEVTYRIDVDTLHREPAQTLQLNEIGRLKITTTQPLFFDPYKLNRATGGFILIDPYTNVTVAAGMIRRRARDLDEVVVQEPARQKSTNVVWESTAITREQRERRNGHRAAVLWFTGLSGSGKSTVARKLEQRLYAMGCQTMYLDGDNVRHGLNGDLGFSPEDRKENIRRVAEVARLSFEHGNLTLCTFISPYRADRDFARSLLPHGRFVEIYVKCDLEVCKRRDPKGLYARALRGEIPEFTGVSSPYEEPESPEIVVETDVQSVDDIVNYIVEELTRRGILEQP, encoded by the coding sequence ATGTTAAAAGCAGACGACACGAAAATCACAGCCACGGAACAATCGCTGAACCACGACCGGCCCCTGCCGGCCGAACAGCCGGCCGTCGGCTCCGACCTGGAGGCCTACCTGGCCATGGACCTGCTGCGCCTGACCACCGCGGGCAGCGTGGACGATGGCAAGAGCACCCTCATTGGTCGGCTGCTCTATGACACCAAGGCCATCTTCGAGGATCAGCTCGAGGCGGTGGAGCGGGCCAGCCGCAGCCGGGGCGACCCCTACGTGGACCTGGCCCTCCTCACCGACGGCCTGCGGGCCGAACGGGAACAGGGCATCACCATCGACGTGGCCTACCGCTACTTTGCCACGCCCCGGCGCAAATTCATCATCGCCGACACGCCCGGCCACATCCAGTACACCCGCAACATGGTCACCGGCGCCTCCACCGCGGAGCTGGCCATCATCCTCATCGACGCGCGCAAGGGCGTGGTCACCCAGTCCAAGCGCCACGGCTTCCTGGCCTCCCTGCTGGAGATCCCCCACATCCTGGTCACGGTCAACAAGATGGACCTGGTGGATTACAGCCAGGAGGTCTACAACCGCATCGTGGCCGAGTACACCGAGTTCGCCACCAAGCTCTCGGTGCAGGACATGACCTTCATCCCCATCTCGGCCCTGAAAGGGGACAATGTCGTCCACAAGAGCGCCAACATGCCCTGGTACGAGGGCCCTACCCTGCTCCACTACCTGGAGCATGTGAACGTGGGCTCCTCCCGCAACCTGGTGGACTTCCGCTTCCCCGTGCAGACGGTGATCCGGCCCCACCAGGACTTCCGGGGCTTCGCCGGCCAGATCTTCTCCGGCACCATCAGCCCGGGCGAGGAAGTGGTGGTGCTCCCCTCGGGGCAGACCAGCCGGGTGCGGGCCATCGTCACCGCGGACGGCGAGCTCCAGGAGGCTGCGGCGGGCGACTCGGTCATCCTGACCCTGGAGGATGAGCTGGACGTCAGCCGGGGCGACATGATCGTGCGCAAGAAGAACCTGCCCACCGTGGCCAACCAGCTGGAGTGCATCGTCTGCTGGATGCACGAGGAGCCCATGAATCCCCGGGGCACCTACATCCTGCAGCACACCACCCGCCAGGTGCGGGCCTTCATCAGCGAGGTCACCTACCGCATCGACGTGGACACCCTCCACCGGGAGCCCGCGCAGACGCTGCAGCTAAACGAGATCGGGCGGCTGAAGATCACCACCACCCAGCCCCTCTTCTTTGACCCATACAAACTCAACCGGGCCACGGGCGGCTTCATCCTCATCGACCCCTACACCAACGTCACCGTGGCCGCGGGCATGATCCGCCGTCGGGCCCGGGATCTGGATGAGGTGGTCGTCCAGGAGCCGGCCCGCCAGAAGTCCACCAACGTGGTCTGGGAATCCACCGCCATCACCCGGGAGCAGCGGGAACGGCGCAACGGCCACCGGGCCGCCGTCCTCTGGTTCACCGGCCTCTCCGGCTCGGGCAAGTCCACCGTGGCCCGCAAGCTGGAGCAGCGCCTCTACGCCATGGGCTGCCAGACCATGTACCTGGACGGCGACAACGTGCGCCACGGCCTCAACGGGGACCTGGGCTTCAGCCCGGAAGACCGCAAGGAGAACATCCGCCGGGTGGCCGAGGTGGCCCGGCTCAGCTTCGAGCACGGCAACCTGACCCTCTGCACCTTCATCTCCCCCTACCGGGCCGACCGGGATTTCGCCCGTTCCCTGCTGCCCCACGGCCGCTTTGTGGAGATCTACGTCAAGTGCGACCTGGAGGTCTGCAAGCGGCGGGATCCCAAAGGGCTCTACGCCCGGGCCCTGCGGGGCGAGATCCCGGAATTTACCGGCGTCTCCTCGCCCTACGAAGAGCCGGAATCGCCCGAAATCGTGGTGGAGACGGACGTGCAGAGCGTGGACGACATCGTGAACTACATCGTGGAGGAGCTGACCCGCCGGGGCATCCTGGAGCAGCCGTAA